Genomic segment of Strigops habroptila isolate Jane chromosome 12, bStrHab1.2.pri, whole genome shotgun sequence:
gaaattaaagaaggaaagaaaaaggaaggtgagaaaagaagcagagaaaggaaggagcGAAGAGGTGATGACGAGCCCTCACCGACGTCACGTGTAGTCACGGAGCGGAACTGGTCCCGTGGGCAGAGCAGCACGTTCCGGCGCTGCTACCCCGTCATTAGCGGGGATAGGTCCGTCGTTGCCGGTGTCTGCCGCAGCGCCGGGGGCCACTGGGAGCTATAATcggaggaaaaggagagagaagggtgggaggagaaaaaagaggaggtataaagagcagggcagggcagggcagatGAAAACCCGAGAAATtaactaagaaaacaaaaaaagaagacggaagagaaaaaaagaaggaaagaaaagaatgtgtgCAAGCAAAGAACACggattaaggaaaaaagagaacGATGAAAAGAAAGGTAAGAAGAGGCGAGCGAGAGCGGAGCAGCCCGGATCCAGAGGCTTGGGCGATGTCGGGGAGCGTGTAAGGCGTTGGAGCAGCACACGGTGTCGCTGCAGGCTCAGAAACGGCGTGTCGGCGGCTCCGCCCCGGTGGGAGCGGCGGAGAGCCCGGCTGTGAGCGCGGGGGGGCGGCGCGGGCCGGGCAGGAGAGCCGGTGCATCCGGGCGGCTGCGGGGAGCCGTGAGGGGCCCGGAACGGTGCCGCCGGCGGCGGAGGCTATGGAGCTGGGCGTGTATCGTGGTGCGTTGGTGcggctgctgttgctgcaggcGTCCTGGGCGTTGGTCGGCGGGCAGGTGCGGTACTCGGTGCCGGAGGAAGCGAAGGCCGGGACGGTGGTGGGCCGGCTGGCGCAGGACCTGGGCCTGGAGGCGGGCGAGCCGGAGGCGCGTCGTCTGCGGCTGGTGGCGCAGGGCCGGCGGGCGAGCGTGGAGGTGAGCGGGGCGAGCGGGGCGCTGGTGGTGAGCTCGCGGCTGGACCGGGAGGAGCTGTGCGGGAAGAGCGCGCCGTGCGCCCTGCgcctggaggtgctggtggagcGGCCGCTGCGCGTCTTCCACGTGGAGCTGGAGGTCACCGACATCAACGACAACGCCCCGGTCTTCCCCGCCGCCCGCAAAAACCTCAGCATCGCGGAATCGTCTCTGCCGGGGTCTCGGTTCCCGCTGGAGGGCGCGTCAGATGCAGATGTCGGAGCCAACGCGCAGCTGTCCTATGGCCTCAGCCCCAGCGAGCATTTCGCTTTGGATTTACAAAAATCTAATGAGCGAAATATTGTACCTGATCTTGTTTTAAGAAAACCTCTGGACCGCGAGACGATGCCGATTCATCGTCTGGTGCTGACGGCGACGGACGGGGGCCGGCCTCCGCTGACGGGCACTGTGGAACTAGTGATCTCGGTGCTGGATGCCAACGACAACGCACCCGAGTTTAACCAATCGGTGTATAAAGTGCGGCTGCTGGAGAACGCTGAGGAAGGGACATTGGTGGCGCGGGTGAACGCCACGGATGCCGATGAGGGAATTAACAGTGAGATGACCTACTCGGCGACTAACTTCTTTCCTCTCAGTGGAAAAGATGTAATTACTGTCAATCCGAAGACGGGAGAGATTCGTCTGACCGGCGCCCTGGACTTCGAAGATGTCAATGTATTTGATTTTCGTATTGAAGCGAGAGACAAGGGGACGCCTCCGCTATCGGGACACTGTAGCGTGGAACTGGAGGTGCTGGACGTGAACGACAACGCGCCGGAGGTGTGGGTGACGTCGCTGTCGGTGCCGGTGCCGGAGGACGCGGCGGTGGGGACGGTGGTGGCTCTGCTGAGCGTGTCGGACCGGGACTCGGGGGCGAACGGGCGCGTGCGCTGCTCGGTGTGGCCGGCGGCGCCGTTCGGTCTGGTGTCGACGTTCGCGGGGTCGTACTCGCTGGTGCTGCGGGAGGCGCTGGACCGGGAGCGGGTGTCGGAGTACGAGGTGGAGGTGCGGGCGGAGGACGGCGGGGCGCCGCCGCTGCGCGCCAGCCGCGGTCTGCGGGTGCCGGTGTCGGACGTGAACGACAACGCGCCGGCGTTCGCGCAGGCCGTGTACACGGTGCTGGCGCGGGAGAACAACGCGGCGGGCGCGGAGCTGGCGCGGCTGTGGGCGCGGGACCCGGACGAGGCGGGCAACGGTCGCGTGAGCTACTCGGTGTcggagggcggcggcggggcgtCGGTGTCGGGCGGCGGGTGGCGTCCGGCGTCGAGCTACGTGTCGGTGGACGCGGAGAGCGGGCGTCTGTGGGCGCTGCAGCCGCTGGACTACgaggagctgcaggtgctgcagtTCGAGGTGCGGGCAGTGGACGCGGGGGAGCCGGCGCTGTGCGGCAACGCCACGGTGCAGCTCTTCGTGCTGGACGAGAACGACAACGCGCCGGCGCTGCTGCCGCCTGTCGGCGGCGGGCCGGGCGTCGGGGCGTCGGGCTCGGCGGTGCCGGGGGCGCTGTGGGCGTGGGCGTCGTGGGGGGCGCCGGCGGGGCAGGTGGTGGCGAAGATCCGCGCGGTGGACGCGGACTCGGGCTACAACGCGTGGCTGCGCTACGAGCTGTGGGAGCCGCGGGGCAAGGGCCCGTTCCGCGTGGGGCTGTACAGCGGCGAGGTGAGCACGGCGCGGGCGCTGGAGGAGGCGGACGGCCCGCGGCAGCGCCTGGTCATCGTGGTGCGGGACCACGGCGAGCCGGCGCGCTCGGCTACGGCCACGCTGAGCGTGTCGCTGGTGGAGGGCGCCGAGGCGGCGCTGGCGGCCGCGGGCTCTGGCTCGTCGGGGGTGGGGCTGCGGCCGGCGGCGGAGGACGGTGCATCGGCGGCGGCATCGACGACGACGACGAACGTGTGGCTGGTGGTGGCGATCTGCGCGGTGTCGAGCCTGTTCTTGCTGGCGGTGGTGCTGTACGGGGCGGCGCGCTGGGCGCCGCGGGCGGCCGTGCTGTCGGGGCCCGGGCCGGCCACGCTGGTGTGCGCCAGCGAAGTGGGGAGCTGGTCGTACTCGCAGCGCCAGAGCCGGAGCCTGTGCGTGGCGGACGGCGCGGGCAAGAGCGACCTGATGGTTTTCAGCCCCAACTTCCctccgccgcccggccccgcggcgaAGGAGACGCAGCCAGATGCTCCCACTCTGCTGCAGACGGTCAGTGGCGCTCCTTCCCTTCCTCGCCTCTCACCCCTTCCCCCGACACCCTCTGCTCCTTTTAGCCTTTTTCTCCCATCCGCCCGCTGGGCAGGCCCTGGTGTGAGCCGGGCTCAGTCCCCGGGACTGaaggctgtgggtgctgggcaGCAATCTTGGCGTCTGCCTTTGTTTGCTAGCTGTAGTACCCCAGCTCTTTTTGATGGGGGTGAACAGAAAGATCTCCCCGAGAAC
This window contains:
- the LOC115615652 gene encoding protocadherin alpha-8-like, translated to MELGVYRGALVRLLLLQASWALVGGQVRYSVPEEAKAGTVVGRLAQDLGLEAGEPEARRLRLVAQGRRASVEVSGASGALVVSSRLDREELCGKSAPCALRLEVLVERPLRVFHVELEVTDINDNAPVFPAARKNLSIAESSLPGSRFPLEGASDADVGANAQLSYGLSPSEHFALDLQKSNERNIVPDLVLRKPLDRETMPIHRLVLTATDGGRPPLTGTVELVISVLDANDNAPEFNQSVYKVRLLENAEEGTLVARVNATDADEGINSEMTYSATNFFPLSGKDVITVNPKTGEIRLTGALDFEDVNVFDFRIEARDKGTPPLSGHCSVELEVLDVNDNAPEVWVTSLSVPVPEDAAVGTVVALLSVSDRDSGANGRVRCSVWPAAPFGLVSTFAGSYSLVLREALDRERVSEYEVEVRAEDGGAPPLRASRGLRVPVSDVNDNAPAFAQAVYTVLARENNAAGAELARLWARDPDEAGNGRVSYSVSEGGGGASVSGGGWRPASSYVSVDAESGRLWALQPLDYEELQVLQFEVRAVDAGEPALCGNATVQLFVLDENDNAPALLPPVGGGPGVGASGSAVPGALWAWASWGAPAGQVVAKIRAVDADSGYNAWLRYELWEPRGKGPFRVGLYSGEVSTARALEEADGPRQRLVIVVRDHGEPARSATATLSVSLVEGAEAALAAAGSGSSGVGLRPAAEDGASAAASTTTTNVWLVVAICAVSSLFLLAVVLYGAARWAPRAAVLSGPGPATLVCASEVGSWSYSQRQSRSLCVADGAGKSDLMVFSPNFPPPPGPAAKETQPDAPTLLQTKEINAYFHQSYAIIVSRNTCVTFQRCNRASRWFSSI